The Salvia miltiorrhiza cultivar Shanhuang (shh) chromosome 2, IMPLAD_Smil_shh, whole genome shotgun sequence DNA window ACGAATAGGATCTTTAACCGCCCTAGAGCAGTCACCAGCAGTGCCAACTTTCCCACGTAATCCGCCAGAAAAGTTAGCAGTAGCGTTATTGACAGCAGCCTCTGTTCCATGTTGTGAGGCCGCGCTAGAAGAAGAAGTAGCAGCCAAAATCTTGGATCCTTCAGGGGACTTCGAAGCAACCAAGGCTTTAGAGCCTTCAGGAAAAGCAGAAATCGAACGAGAAAAGTTATTCGTGAGGCTAGGAAGATTCAGACCACCCACACCAGAAGGACCAAGAGGGAGACCACCGCCAGAAGCCATCGGACGGCGGCAGAAAATCAGCGGCACAATTTTAGTGTTTCGcaggagacatttaaaggcataattttttgttatgcctcattttctcatgataaatttatccatcaaagtaaacacaccctgataaataaaggagaaaaagataatattttctcatcttttcttatccatccttttccaataaaatttttacaaccaaagtaaacgcaccctaagtAGCAAAACTCATAAGAGATGTGTTTACTTAAGGAGAGAATATACATATTTTCACCTATTTTTAactattttcacatgtttaatATGATAGAAGTTTTTTTCGGACATGGTGGAATATTTTATCGGGCAACCCCTTTTCACTTATTTTCTCACCaattttggataatattatctttggatagtaatgtgaaaataatttctaacattttataatattttcatctttagtaaacatatgataaaaagaggaaaaaataatattttctcatttttttcttatccatcatttttcaatgaaaattttgcAATCAAAGAAAGAGCACCCTAAAAAAAGTGTAATAGACAAGAAAAATAACCCCTCAGGAGTCACGAATATTATAAGTGATATGaagcatgagttttaataaataattgaaagatATATAGTTGAAAGATGAAGTAAAGAAAATgattcaacaaaattaatactccctccgtcccaagtAAGATGACACGTTTCTTTTCGGTACGGGAATTAAGgggttgtagattagtgttttaagtgtatatgtaataaagtataaaaatgataaagtatgaAAGATAacgtgataaagtaggagagataagataataaagtgataaagtaggagagataaggtgataaagtaggagagagaatgtaataaagtgataagtAGGAAATAGAGTTAGAAGGTAATAAgagaatacttaattagtgttaagtaagtgtttaaaatgccttattttttccaaatatAGAAAGGTGTCATCTTagttgggacgacccaaaaaggaatacgtgtcatcttggttgggacggagggagtatattaaatGGTCGAGATTTGTAATATCGAGTATGATGTGtgaatgaaattttaaatataagagTTAGTTTTCGTGAAATGAAAGACTATATATTTCGTGGAcgaatcaaaataataataagattaaAATTTTCGTATTATTAAAGATACGTACAGAAATACCATATTAttctaaaagaaaataattactccctccgtcccataaaacatgacccatttcttttcggcacggaaattaagaaattggtattctGTATGTTAAGTGTAGTActtaaaaaagtgaaaagatgaataaatgataaattttttgccatttttagaatcAGGTCAAGTTTCGTAGAACAAACTTAAAAAGAAAACTAAGttatgcttcatgggacggagggagtattttatattatatttatcaaatCATACTTGATTATGATGGGATGGTGGAACCAATAACTCTTGTGCCGTCTAATTAGAGAAAGCATAATAAATTTGTGGACTTTGTTAGCAGCATCTATTATACGGCTCCGAACTACTCCTGAAGAATCAAGAAAcaacatttttcaaaaatacatatgaaaacaaaaacgaaaggtagcataaagaataatttatttcattttctcaaaaaataaaataagaataagaagaagaatcGACTTTGACAATCCACCACAATTTAAAGTTCCACATGGGATCGCTCGATATTAATTCCATGTATTAGATATATAGCTTATATAAAATTCATTGCATGATTCATGCATACACAtgttatataatactccctccgtccacaaagtaTTGCCCCATTTACTGttcggcacaggttttaagaaagctgTTAAAgtggttgtgagtgaaatataagggtagttgactaaagtgataaagtagttgactaaagtgttaaaggtgttgtgtggtgggtccactagtaataaagtgtaataaaatagaatataaaaatgaaataagttgttgtatggtgggtccattagtggcaattgatggtaaataaatgaaagaaaaaagggTGTAATggtacaaaaagcagagtagggcATTACTTTGTGGACAAGGAAAAATGGGTAAGTAGGGcaatatttcgtggacggagagagtactataTATTTATTGGGAGATGTTAAGATGAGAACCCTTAAAGAAGGGAGAATCATTCTCAATTTTTTGGTCATAAAAATTACGATGGATGCATCATTTTGACATTATTTTGATGGATGAATCATGAATGCAACACACGAATGTGAATTTTAAAGGGAGcggaaattttatttattctgaGTGAAATTAATTTCACGAAGAATGTAGTAAATTTAATTACATGTCCATGCAATGGTCTCAGTTCTTTTAAATTATAGTTTTGACGTTAATAAACTCCTATATATAGTGTGGTTCTAatgagaattatatttttcgtaAGAACTTAAGATTATTAAGATTACTGCATTTGACACTAATGCATATGTTGCTAATTTTTTTACAGcacttgaaaaaaaaagtacaccaataaatattactctctccgtccaccaattcgtgacCTAGAGAggaaacacgggttttaagaaaaagtgcattatttattagttgaatggaaaaagtgtattgtttattgggacccaccaatttaaaaaatatataaatagttactaaaaatgggtaggacacaaattggtggacggacaaaaaaggaaattaggacacgaattgatggacgaagggagtatttgcAAATGATGTGATCCCCATaaatttattatcataaaaaaggaGTATGATTTAATTTTCAGAGAAACCAAGCATATTTAGTTAatgttagtattttttttgttttatgctAATATCTTATGAAGGACTATTGACATCATCAAATttgtaaattacataaaatcaaaatatatatattccctTAAACTTCAAAGAGATGATTAATAGAATAATTTGAGCTTCGATTTtatgtattttgtaaatatgatAGTTCTAATAACAATTTTCGATATATTacaatgaaaaatatttaaaaaaaaattgacgatGCCGAAGACAATGTTTGGACTAAGTTTATCTTTTATGAGCTTATAATCtctaacaacttataagatattttagaatttaaaaaatgtaatgtattaagagcttataaattgttacGGTGATTAAATAATTGGACTTATAAGTTAGAAAGAAAATTGAAGGGAGATAAAGTTATAAAGGTATaagatgaaaataacaaattatagtagaattatttttatatttttatttatttataagattATGACAAAATAAGATGAGGTtgatgaatttatttatttttttaggaaaaaaggatgttattattaatttatttggcCAACTTATAAGTCATTGAAATTtattttacagcttataaatTACTTAAGCGTTATTAGCAtctaaatacaccaattttgggGTAGTTTGGCTTTGCTCATAAACtttgaaatgaataaaaaatacatgtactttaatgttgtagcaattttacCATAAATTCAATTTCTAGACATTTGAACTCAACATAAACCCTACGATTTTCAAGTTTACAGATGCCTTATACGATACCTTTTAGAGTATCCTATTCCTATACTATGCCATTTTTTAAACATCTGATGAGTGCCCATCAACATTTCAACCTGCTATGtcaattttaatttgagtgAAAATTGAATATGTGACAAAATTACTACaatattaaagttcatgtattatTTTACTCTTTTCAAAGTTTATGTGTAAAATCAAACTATCCCCaacattaatatatttaaacaCTAATAACCCATTATTTAATAGCTTATTTTCTCAAACAATTTCCAAAGCTTATAAGTTTTCGAgacaaataaaatagaaattttaatGAAGCTCGTAAAGAAGAAACGCTATTCGGCCCATATAAAAATATAGGCCCAAAAACAAGGGGAAAACCCAAAATAAGAATAGTAGTAACATATTTCAGCTTCGTTTCGTTTTTCCGGCCACCGAGAAATCGAGAAATTATGGCGATTCGATCGCTGAGAAGAGCGGTGTTGAGAGCTCTGAGCCCTCTTCAATCGTCGTCTTCTTTAATCCCAGCAACGCAAAACTCATCGctgttttctctctctaactactCAGCTGAACCCTCAACTTCTGCCAGTTATTCGTGCCCGAATTTCTCGTGCAATAGCATCCCCTGCCGCCGTCTCTCCTCTCTCACTGAGGAGGAATCTCACGGCCCCGCCGCGGTCAACTATTGGTGAGCGTGAAAATCCTTAATACGTTGTTATTTATTGGGGAAAAAGTTTGATTACGATGCtgttttccttttatttgaTTAGGAAAtgaatcaattattaattaaacaGGTATTTTGGTGTTATAGTATAAGTGAAAAAGTTTGGTTTTGGAAATTTGGTTGTTTCGTTGAAGGGATTGAGTAAATGGAAGCTAGTTTTGGTTGAGAAATGACTGAGAATATGTTTTGGTATTAATCTGAGTGGTTTGGATTGTGCATTGGTATTTTTGTGCAGCTCTTTGTTGACGGAAGAAGAGTATCACAAGCTGGCTAATTCCACCATCCATGATCTGCTTGAGAAGCTCGAGGTATATATTTTTCGATGAAATTTGGACCAAGTGTTACTGGTATGACTTATGAGTATGGAAATGATAAGGTTAAGGTTATATTAGTGCTGAAAACAACTTGAAAAACGATACTACTATTTGAAAATGGCTCTTCTGCTTAGAAACGAAATGCAGTTGCAAGTGTTTTTATACTCTGTCCATAGTTAATTTCACTATACGAGTTCATTGGGTGTTTTGATGGTTTCTTTGGCTGTTATAGGAATATGGTGACTCCGTGGACATTGATGGATTTGACGTTGATTATGGGGTGAGATGGATGAACTTGGATGGAGATGTTAAGATTTTGTAGCTTTTTTTCTGTCAGTTTATGATGCTACTATGCGTTCGTTTTTTCAGAATGAGGTCCTGACTTTGAAGCTTGGGGATTTCGGGACTTATGTCATAAACAAGCAAACACCAAATAGACAGATTTGGATGTCATCTCCAGTGAGGTATTGATGTTTCCAACTTAATGTGTGATCTTGGTTCCTAAGAAGATGTTGCTTTGTCTTATAATTTTAGTTCTGGAACTTGTCTTATCGTGGACCATGCCGTGAGGAGAATGTTACGTTTTGGGGTGTGATTGTAATTAATTGTCTGTCGTGCATGTGCTGAAAACTGAACACCATCTAATTTGAAGAATTCATTCATTAGTTGTACTTCCTTGAGTAAGTTGATCATAGTGAACATCAAGTTTGATTTGGGTGGTGTTAATTATTACATCCCATCCCATGGGTTCTTGTATTCAGACTGTAACATATCTAATACCCCATCTTCTCTTACGAATGCCaactttaataaaatggtttatattgagtgtgaattttATTCAGTAAgcattttctttattatttaaagggttaattggcACTAAATCCATAGACTGTTAGCGAATTCTAGTTTTTCCCATACTCTATAGAATTGGTgaataaatacacgaacttcaATTGTTTCCAAAATTTCCCCAAAATTAAGATTTTGGCCAAATCAAAACTTACATGACATCTAAATTTTCAGAAACCCTAGCtccaatttttataaaatcgagTCCCACATCTAAAAAATTCAATGTGACACCCGCCTCGATTTGACCAAAATCTTAATTTTTGGGAAATTCGGAAATaatcaaagttcatgtatttattcaCCAACTTTATAGAGTATGGGATaaactcaaattcactaatagtttaTGGATTTATAgccaattaacccttttttataTGGGTATCCGTATTTGAACTTGACATAAGTTTCTTGAATTGGTTATGATTTTTCTCTTATTGTCTGCCACTAGCTGCaatttgaaaaatgaaaaactgAAGGAGTGAAAAATGTAACGACTACTGAGGTACTGGTTAAGAttattttgatcaaataattagttatattattttctaaatGTAAGGAAGTCAATGCTTTGGGTGGGAATATGGGGCCATACATGCCTGCAATTTTCTTTGGTTGGTTCTTTGATGGCAAAGCTTTCATGTTGAGAAATTGTATTGCATTGCAATCAAATTAAATTGGGAGTAGATTCGTATTTTATTAGTTTGCATGACTAGAGGAGATATGTTTTTGCTTGTCCACATGCTTGCTCAAGGCGACATTCTACTCCACTGACTAAATGAATGAGTTTTGCCTCGATTATGATGATGAGGAATttactttgaaattctttttccATATATGTCTTGCACTAAGTTTTCTTCACTTCTCTAGTTTAATTCTTGCTGTCTCAATTGCCTCTGCAGTGGTCCGTCTCGTTTTGATTGGGATCAGAAAGCTGAAGCTTGGATTTATAAGCGAACAAAGCAAAACCTTTTTAAAGTACTGGAAACTGAGCTAGAAAAGCTGTGCAACAAACCTATCAGCCTTTCTTGAGCTTCCTAAAACAATACATTCTCTACATGAAACTTTTTCTTCCATGAACCCGTTATGCTACTCCCGACTACTCCCATCAACTCCCTATCTCCCTTCTTCTCGTCTCTTCCTCCACACCCCATTTCCCATTACATATGGCAGCCCCTCACCCTCATAGCAGTCGCAATCTAGTATGTAGTATGGCAAGTTATGTATATTGGCTAACTCAAAGGCCTGCTACACCAGCACGAACATGGTACGTGTTTTTTACTACAAGGTCCTACTGTGGTGATAATATGATGTGTTAGAAATGTTCAGCTCTATTCTATATAATCGAGCATTCATGGAGTTTTGGCAAACGATTCAACTGCCCAGCCCGGCCCGGCCTGGCCCGTTAGTGTGTGGCATGTATGAAGCCCACAAAAGATCTTTGCAACATACTCTGATTCAGCCATTTCGTATcactatgaaataaaaatcatgtcaTTGCTTCGTACTGTCACAAATTTGATCTCTTGATTTAGTAAAAATCGCTGCTGTTGCAATTAACTTTCAACTGAAATGCATCTTTTGGTGGAATTAGGATTCATTTGCTATGGAGAAAAATGATTGTAACTCCGATGAATGGGTCGAATTTTTCATTATAAAGAGTAGTATTTCATCTCATGTTTAAAAAATGGAGTAGATGATGAAGCAAGATTCAATTAATAAGTATATTTCCTTCCAACCAGTAGGTCGTGGATTCGAGTAGCTAATGTTCGCAAGTATGGGCTAGTAAGAGTGATGGTTCAGAGCAATAGGTGTGTATTGATGGAATGAAATACGAGTGATGGTTCGGACTATAGGTCACGTTGCacgtatactccctccgttctaTGAAACATGAGTCGTATTTGGTTTTAGACCGTCACACGAAACTTGTTACGTTTTTTTATATGGCAaaagtttttttctttatttactttttcactttttcacctatcacacttaacacattaaatatttctttCTTAATTCCGATGCTCAAAAGAAACGACTCATGTTTTGcggaacggatggagtattagttATGGTGTCATCGAGCGATGATTCAGATTTCGGACAGTTGGATTTGTACTCGTTtcatcatatatttatattcattaACATGCTCTTTCCActgatttaataataaaaaaaaaaaatcaagttttTACGAGCATTAGTTAAATATTTGGGAGTCGTCTATTTTCCATCCATAATTTGAAGGTGTTATTTAAATATGAAGTTCGATTAGAGACGAGTGCAACAGTATAAAATGTCCTTTTGTTCtaactcaatatatatatatatatatatatatatatatatatatatatatatatatatatgggaaggtgttaaaataaaaatttattataaatttaaattacgaaTTATTCTTTgtgctaaaaaaattaatttactttTAGCTCCAGTATATATATTTAGCTTGTTGCTAGAATATACGATAGGATTAGAAGAGATTTCTATTCATATGGTATAGTAAGAGGAATTGGTTAGATAGATCGTTTAGTTCAACATAAAAGAGATTTTTAAGTAGATTTCATAAACAGTTGTTGGATTATTTGTTCGAACAATTAATCCAACATATTCTATTTCGCTAGATCAACAATTTTAAATAACTATTGTTACTgcaattttatttcaattttaaaatgacCATTGTCTGGGTGCCAAAATATTCGCAATATTTTGAAGCCTAAACTTAAATAGTAGTATGTAACAAGTTCACAAAGATAGACGAATAAGAAGCAAGTAGACCAAACACAAAAATTAATGTCTTCGTCTCATTTCATTTAGCCTGTATTTCTTTTTGAGACTAATTTAACTTggcctttatatatatatatatatatatatatatatatatatatatatatatatatatatattttagaataattattttatactatattaaatatgaattaCATATTTTTCTACTATAATTATATTCTCCTAAACAACTGTGTCAAAAGATCATTGATCAAGTCGATTGGAACGAAGAAAGTATGCGCTtcataatatatagtatatatatatatatatatatatatatatatatatatatatatatatatagtggatgcagctttttttttaagatattaataaataataacttCAACATCAGTTCTCACTTATGATGCTAATGCAACTATATGAAATTAGTTCAGAAGTCACTGTCAATAAAATCATAAACGATTTTAGTGCATGAAATCGGATAAATTTAATATGAACGCTCGAAAGTATTTGTGAGCTTTGTTGATATTTTGTTCATGTCAGCACCTTTTAGTAATATTTCttattctaatattttataaattattatttgaattattaaatttacaaataagtGAATGTAAAAATAAcccttttcacttttttcatTTAACTTCAAATAGATGAATAAAAGAATAAATCAGACAttggtttttatataatttgtagATTTGATGATCTCCATAATGATTTCTAAAGTTTTAGAGTAATTGCAATATTTAATGTAAAAATCATGTCACAGTGGACTCGAAGCCGAGACCTTTAATTTCAAGTATTAACCATTTTACTAGGCCATACACactctttaaaattttaaaataaaaataattatataaaaaaggaaaaaatagtAACGTGGACTAAAATGTCATCTTGCTTAAGGAAGGTGCTAACAAAATATGAGCTACCTATATAAATCATCTATATCATGAAATATCATatataataaatcaaaatatataactacacaaactacaaataaaataacaaaaaataaaaaaaaaagttaaaaaattacgAAATAACTACAATATGAAAAAACAATGAAACTAACTATATCCTTTTAAtcttgaatcaaaatttataaataaattaatttttaaaaaattttaaccaaattttATCCTAATAACACTACTCTGACTAAAAATCATCATAATTGATAACAACGGTCTATTGTTGCCATTCTttggtaaaataaaaaaatagaatcaaTGCAAAATAACCTCAAAGTTGTTGAGAGGTCTTGAATTTTAGCCCACACAATCCACATCAAGTCACTTAAAAACAAATTTCAACCACAAAATGCGTGGCCCAAATTTTAATCTTTCACTTTATTTAACTccaataatattgattattatttattgCCATTGATGATGGTAAGGGTAAGTACAAAAATACACCGTTAATATTTATTGAGATGATAGGCAGGTTGTTGGGGAACCAAAAATTTCTTCGAgcacatttttttattactaaATTTCTATTTTAAAGTACCGTAACTCTTTAGAAAATCAAAATTGCATCAATTTTAAGTAAATTGGATTATTTACTATACTTATGTATAcagtatatttataattatttgaagtATTCCTACGTAAAAACGTTAGACACTGTTTGTCAGTTCTCGaagtataaaattaaaaattataaaaaatacataGTAGTATAtcattttaaatgaaaaaaataaaaaaaataaaatgcattTATTAGTACTTTCTACTCCAAGCATTATTCCCAAGTATgcaatgaaaatatttataactaaaataaAACAGAATAACACTatccatttttttatatgttatttCCTTGATTGCGAATTACTGAGGCTCAATTATTACATTTTATTCGATAAAGGATATCGTTATgctcaaaatatttttatttatttttatattaggAATATTACTGAAATGATTAATGCCAACCAAATCATCATAAAAATGTGAGGTAGAATGTGTGGtgtagggagaggttcaagaaagaacaactaaataaaagaagaacggagaatcattttcagccattcgatcatcaagatttacggtggatgcatcatcttattggatgaatgcagattctgggttcgaatcctgaaggaagcaaatttttttatttttttagtccattaattttaacagcgaatgtattaatttttacagtgca harbors:
- the LOC131012618 gene encoding frataxin, mitochondrial translates to MAIRSLRRAVLRALSPLQSSSSLIPATQNSSLFSLSNYSAEPSTSASYSCPNFSCNSIPCRRLSSLTEEESHGPAAVNYCSLLTEEEYHKLANSTIHDLLEKLEEYGDSVDIDGFDVDYGNEVLTLKLGDFGTYVINKQTPNRQIWMSSPVSGPSRFDWDQKAEAWIYKRTKQNLFKVLETELEKLCNKPISLS